In Deltaproteobacteria bacterium, a single genomic region encodes these proteins:
- a CDS encoding tripartite tricarboxylate transporter permease: SILFGVPGEVVSTATIIDGHPMAKKGEAGRALGAALMSSLVGAIVGAFSLAAAIPIVTPLVLSFKSPEFFSLAILGICFLAALSGDNKLKGVLAGGLGLVLSTVGLDYQENIERYTFGLVNLWEGLGLIAAAVGLFAVPEIVELWVKGSAIAETKVGKLGGVWQGVKDTFIHIGLTVRCSMIGTFFGLVPGVSAALSQWVSYAHAVQSTRDRSGFGKGDVRGVLGPGAANNSGIGAAMIPTVAFGVPGSATTAILLGAFIIQGLQPGPKMLTEHLALTFSFVWLIVISNIITVVLCLLFLNHLAKITQVRGSLLIPALFMLIYLAGFANTGSYFAMTTTLVFGVMGVVMVNHGWPRPPLVLGLVLGSLVERNLFISYEIYGLWFLTRPIVMVTFGVALVVIFLPGLQDWMAKRAKLQEDLGA; the protein is encoded by the coding sequence CTCGATCCTGTTCGGCGTGCCCGGGGAGGTGGTGTCCACCGCCACCATCATCGACGGGCATCCCATGGCCAAGAAGGGCGAGGCCGGCCGCGCCCTGGGCGCGGCGCTCATGAGCTCGCTGGTGGGCGCCATCGTCGGCGCGTTCTCCCTGGCCGCCGCCATTCCCATCGTCACTCCGCTGGTGCTGTCCTTCAAGTCGCCGGAGTTCTTCTCCCTGGCGATCCTGGGGATCTGCTTTCTCGCGGCACTGAGCGGCGACAACAAGCTCAAGGGGGTGTTGGCGGGCGGACTGGGGCTGGTGCTGTCCACCGTCGGCCTGGACTACCAGGAGAACATCGAGCGCTATACCTTCGGCTTGGTGAACCTGTGGGAGGGGCTCGGCCTCATTGCCGCGGCCGTGGGGCTCTTCGCCGTGCCGGAGATCGTGGAGCTGTGGGTCAAGGGCTCCGCCATCGCCGAAACCAAGGTGGGCAAGCTGGGCGGCGTGTGGCAGGGGGTCAAGGACACCTTCATCCACATCGGCCTCACCGTCCGCTGCAGCATGATCGGCACCTTCTTCGGCCTCGTGCCCGGAGTGAGCGCGGCCCTGTCCCAATGGGTGTCCTACGCCCATGCGGTGCAGAGCACCAGGGACCGCAGCGGTTTCGGCAAGGGCGACGTGCGCGGCGTCCTGGGGCCGGGCGCGGCCAACAACTCGGGCATCGGCGCCGCCATGATCCCGACGGTGGCCTTCGGCGTGCCCGGCAGCGCCACCACCGCCATCCTGCTGGGCGCGTTCATCATCCAGGGGCTGCAGCCCGGGCCGAAGATGCTCACGGAGCACTTGGCTCTGACCTTCTCGTTCGTGTGGCTCATCGTCATCTCGAACATCATCACCGTGGTGCTGTGCCTGCTGTTCCTGAACCATTTGGCGAAGATCACCCAGGTGCGCGGCTCGTTGCTGATTCCGGCGCTGTTCATGCTCATCTACCTGGCGGGTTTCGCCAACACCGGCTCCTACTTCGCCATGACCACCACGCTGGTGTTCGGAGTGATGGGCGTGGTCATGGTGAACCACGGCTGGCCGCGCCCGCCGCTGGTGCTGGGGCTGGTGCTCGGATCGCTCGTGGAACGGAACCTGTTCATCTCCTACGAGATCTACGGGCTTTGGTTCCTGACGCGTCCCATCGTCATGGTAACCTTCGGAGTCGCCCTGGTCGTGATCTTCCTGCCCGGGTTGCAGGACTGGATGGCGAAGCGGGCCAAGCTCCAGGAGGATCTGGGTGCGTAA
- the thiD gene encoding bifunctional hydroxymethylpyrimidine kinase/phosphomethylpyrimidine kinase, which produces MKICKALTIAGSDSGAGAGLQADLKTFAALGVYGTSVVTAITAQNTTGVTRILEAPAALVAAQMDAVLEDIGADAVKTGMLANARIIRAVAAKVREHRVERLVVDPVMVAKGGHRLLRENAVQALKTHLFPLAAVVTPNLPEAQALTGVAGTGARAIQDMARRIVDMGARSVVVKGGHRRGAATDVFHDGAVFHELSAPRIRTKNTHGTGCTYSAALACALARGQSVETAVAEAKEFITRAIGHAFSIGRGHSPVHHFHEYWSGGHARGRQRPH; this is translated from the coding sequence GTGAAGATATGCAAAGCCCTCACCATCGCGGGGTCGGATTCCGGTGCCGGCGCCGGCCTTCAGGCCGACCTCAAGACGTTTGCCGCCCTGGGCGTGTACGGCACGTCCGTGGTCACGGCCATCACGGCCCAGAACACTACCGGCGTGACGCGGATTCTCGAAGCGCCGGCGGCGCTGGTCGCCGCCCAGATGGACGCCGTCCTGGAGGACATCGGCGCCGACGCGGTCAAGACCGGCATGCTCGCCAACGCCCGGATCATCCGCGCGGTGGCCGCCAAGGTCCGTGAACACCGTGTCGAACGCCTGGTGGTGGACCCGGTCATGGTGGCCAAGGGCGGACACCGGCTCCTCCGGGAAAACGCCGTCCAGGCACTGAAGACCCATCTCTTCCCGCTGGCCGCCGTGGTCACGCCGAACCTTCCCGAAGCCCAGGCGCTGACCGGTGTGGCCGGGACCGGCGCCAGGGCCATCCAGGACATGGCCCGCCGCATCGTCGACATGGGCGCGCGCAGCGTCGTGGTGAAGGGAGGTCATCGCCGGGGCGCGGCCACCGATGTCTTCCACGACGGGGCGGTGTTCCATGAGCTCTCCGCCCCACGGATACGGACGAAGAACACGCACGGCACCGGCTGCACCTATTCCGCGGCGCTGGCCTGCGCTCTCGCACGCGGCCAATCCGTGGAGACCGCGGTGGCCGAGGCCAAGGAGTTCATCACCCGGGCCATCGGCCATGCCTTCTCCATCGGCCGCGGACACAGCCCGGTCCATCATTTCCATGAGTACTGGAGCGGCGGCCACGCCCGTGGCCGGCAACGCCCACATTGA